In Centroberyx gerrardi isolate f3 chromosome 14, fCenGer3.hap1.cur.20231027, whole genome shotgun sequence, the genomic stretch TCTCATGCTTTCTTTCTCACCCGTCTCCTCAGAGTTGAGTTTGTTTACTTGTGGTTTCAGGCAAGTGACAAATAGCCTCTGTGTCACATGTCTTAAAAAATTGTCCCGGACAATGGGACAACTGTTCATGTGAACGATGGTTGTTGTTTAGGTTAGTGGTGACTAATGATAGTGATGCTTGACAGCTCTTTGATTATGTCACAAGAATCCACAGAATTACATTCCTTTGGCAGAATTAGGCTGACCTAGTTTACCTGAACTAATTTATCTCACAGAACTTAATGAAACACTTAATCATAGAGTTCAGGTTGTCTgcttgtctctttttctctaattAGTGTGAAGGAGCTATCACATttgactttgtgtgtttttgggtaCTAAGTCGGGTGATAGCGCCCCAAAACACTATAGCATTAACTATTGGGGTTACACCgatcacttgtgtgtgtgtgtgtgtgtctgcttataTAAGGGTTAAGTTAATGAGTCTCTAGCTCCCTAGTAGCAGTATTAATACCATGTCAAAATGTTGGTTTCCAGGACCTTGGCTATAAAGGAGAAATAGGCTACCAGACCTTTCTGTACAGCAACGAACCGGAGATCCGCTCCCTGCTGATGTTCCTGGTGGAGAAGCTGCCCAGAGAGAGTGCTGAGGCGTCAGACCAGCCAGCAGGTACATTTACAccagtctgtctttctctgtccatACATGCATTTAGGGCTACAAAGGGTTGGAAACTTTACAGAAAATTTCCATGCAATATTCAACCTTATTTCAACCTTATtctcctagtttttgccattgtgacgattgattgtgttcaaaatttcatcacttacttcactgtagagcgttctttcctttcttcctccagGTAAATCGGTGGTCCTCCAGAGAGCCATCGCTGTTGCGATCAAAGCCCAGCTAGCGCTGCCCTGGCTCCCTCCCAACTGCAGACTGCCGCTGCTCTGTGAAACACAGGTAAACTCACTCAGTTGCACATCAGTTACTGAAGAAAGACGTGATAATTACATGGATATGACTTGATTGTGGCCATAGTCTTGGCCTTGGGAGGGATGATGTCAACTTGTTTATTATAATATGTAAGCTCTCCAGAGAGAGGCCATTGCTACCTGCCCCTAAAGCCAAAGAGTGATTTCCATTGCAAAAAAGATTTGGAGCAAATTGTTCGTTTGTTGGTATTCTCGCCTGTGGAGCAAAAAATTGACTCGGAATCTGATTACTacgaaaatgtttttgttgttgttgccctTTAGAGCCCAGGACCATTGCACAACTTCCACATTCAGCCTCTAAGTTTACCACACAGCACTAAATGTTCAGGGAAGAAGCAGTTGAAAGGTATGCCTCTTACTGCACAGATGTTTGTTGTATGCTTGAAATTGATCTGATTGATGTAAAATCCTGTGGCAGcccatttctgtttttctaatGCAATGCACTGATTCCTGCAGTGATTCCTGCTTTTTGGATAATGATAATTAAATGTTCAAAAGAAGCATTTGTGTCCTACCTACAACATCAAGAAGCATCTGAATCCTGGTTCTTTCAGGCTCTGTATAGTTGCATGAACTCATCAGGTTACTGGTGAAGTCGCTGTGTTGataggaagtaaaaaaaaatggaacacTGATATTTAATTTAGAGAGGATGGGTGCTGAAGAGATtagaataaaatgtgtgtgttggttttccGTGCCCTAATTTCAGAGGTGAATGACTACCAGAGGGATATCCTTCCTCCTGTGACTGCCCAGCCTTCCCATCATGCCTCAGTGGCGGCGTCCATACTAGAGCAGCACATGGCTGAGCTGAGCGCCACTCAGGAGTGGGAGAATGAGTGGAACAGCCAGGGACTCCTCTCTCGCCTCACACCACAGGTactcaaattaaaataaaataagctatGATTCTTAGATCACCAAGCAGCCAGGAGGTTGCTGCTATGGTCAAAGCCACATTACCAGTAAATATAACAAATATTCTGTGTTACTTGAATATTTATCACAGAAAAGCACAAGGTAAAGGAATAGGAGCCAGAGAGAAAATTAACCTCCTCAAGACTTCCTAACACACTCTAACAGCCAGTGGAAAGCTCCATGAAGACTCACTAGACACTAGACATACAAATTGGTGGCATAGCTGGGAGAAGTAATATAGAATACATGGTAGTCCTATCAAGTTGTTTTTCTGTTATGATCTCACTGAACTATAACACAAATCTTActtatctttgtgtgtgtgagcagattGAGCATAGATAAGTGGTGGAATGCATATTCAAACTGTAAATTGATGAATAATACTTAATCTATGCACTtaaaaattgtttatttaaataaGTTTGACAGAAACAACCTGTGTGCCTTGGCTTCTTTGCCACAGGTTCTTAGGTTGTGTGGTGGTGGCAAGGTGTGTTACACCTAGCCAGCATCAGAAAAGActgtgaaaaacacaagaagCACTATTAATGTTATGTCAGGAGGGGAAATTTCTTTGTGGTCTGATATTGTGATACAAATAAATGTTACGTATTGGGAAACACCTGTTTCTGTCCTAACCTGTTGCACTTTTGTTGAACAGGAGTACCGATCCAGGAAACTAACCCGCCTGCATAAACGCATCGAGGAGCAGCTTCGCTCTGCTGCCCAGCTCAGCCCTGAAAGTGCCATTGGTGCCCCTCGCTCCAACTCCGACTTATCAGAGCTGCTCCAGTCCTTTAGAGGCGCTGCCCCCACCGACCACATCCTGACCAAGGGCACTCACTTCACCCACACCCAGAAATTCACCTTTGCTCAGGTGAATAGCaccctttaaaaaatacagtaatgaTCAAACACAAATTTCTCTCAGCAAGAGTTGAACATAGCATTCTGTtagtggtgtgtttgtgtgtgtgctccagcagacgccagcagcagccagctccATGCCCAGCGGGCGGCAGTCAGAGGGCGATGTCCAGGTCTGCCAACAGGAGGAGCTGGcatcgctgcagcagcagctccagcagctttGCCTCGATGTCGACCAGCTAACCACAGACATGAAGCAGATGAATGTCACCAATACACAGGTGACATACACACCCCTTTGCTGAGCTTAAAGATacagtgcaatgatttcaactcagttAGGAAAagttgatgttgatttctaacacagtGAGCATCATTTTCTTTCAGTTTctgatggttagatggtactGAGTGAGAATTTAACCTTCCCTATGATTGTGCCTTCCACTGCATGCCCAATATTTCTATCTTTGCAGAACATGTAGCCAGTATAATAATTTGATAGGCTTGATCGATGTATACACCCATAAAAGAATATAAAAGAAACAGGAGTTCCACTGTCAGATTAGGGTAAAGAATAAAGACTGTGTAGGCTTACACTGAATATGTTACCAGCAGTTGCAATGTCCCCCTCTGTTGGAAAACAGAGGGGGACAGACTACAGAAAGTTGTGGTGGGATTTGATCCCAGACCAGCAGGGGAACAGCTCTGCACATAGAAAGTTTTTATGCAGCTTCAAAGGTCATTTACTTTGCAAGACATTGTCTGCAGTATTGGATTATTATTTCAGTTTGGGAATTTTCAGAGAAGGAAAGGCCAAGCATAACGCCATTCAAAAAGAGCAAACTGAGCAGAGCTGAATGAAGTGAATTCAGTTGTCCCCTATGTATGTATTTTGCCTGGCTGTATTATTGTCATTCGAATTGATCTGATATTTTGTTTGTCTATTTTGTTTAGGTGTGGGATGAGTTGAAGCAGAGAGAGTTGGGGAACAATGAAAACGAGGAGAGAATGCGGGTGAAGAAGAAAACCATTGACTTGTTGCCAGACGCTGAGAACAACTTGGCAAAGCTTCAGGTAGGAAGACTGATTTGACTTGATTTCTCCAGGCAATTCTACTTCTGTAGAGATGCGTAATCAAAATTAGTAAGAGAACCTTTTCTGGATgattatatgtgtatgtgtgtttgtgctccaTCCACCAGGCTCTGGTAGAGGGCAGTGCCAAGCGAGTGGTGAACCTGGCGTCTCAGTGGGAGAAACACCGTGCTCCACTCATCGATGAGCATCGCAGACTCAAAGAACTCTGCAGCAATCAGGATGTAAGCAGTACCTGCCAAGATGGATGcaagtgtgtttatttatgaCTGCAAGTACACTATCTGATTGtgtccattcattttccccagaTGGAATCATCCAGAAAGCTGTCTGAAATCAAGGATCTGCATGACAAAATCCGTCAGTCTGCAGATGAAGCCAAGAAGAAGGAAGGGCTGTACAAACAACTGGTATTAGCTTGTATTCAGATTCATTTGAGAGCATTTATCTGCATAATTGTATCAGGATAGCTTCCTAAAGGTACGCCTGACTCCCTGTAATTGTGGCATGTCTCTTATCAACTAGATAACAGAGTTAGAAAATCTCCCACAAGATGTCTCTCGTTCGGCGTACACGCTGAGGATTCTAGAGATTGTTGGCAACATCAAGAAACAGAAGGAGGATATTACAAAGGTATGTCAAGATGCAAATTACAAGAAGGTGGTTTTCAGAGTCTTTCATCTAACAATGGGGAGATCATCCTGGAGGCAAAGCAACTTGATTGTTCTGTCAAAAGATAGGATAGGCCACAGAATGCAAGAAGTTGGCTGAATGAAGTTGAATTTTCTCTTGACAGTTAATTGGCATGATTGCAAGCTGAGCACACTTCTATTGTTACTCTGGTCAGATTTTGTTACTGCATCCCCTCTTACAGTTTGTACATTTCCAAATGGTCAGCTCATTGCAGAGAAGTGTGCTATCATTTTTACCAACTGGGATGCTATTACACAACTGTATCTTAAACTCTTCCAATATGATACAAATTAGGAATTTTTGCATTGACTTGTCACATCTTAAGCATGTGGCCTGCATTAGTTGTTGCACCCCTAATCAACACTCTGCTGACTCTTTCAATGTCTGGTGAAACACTGTTGCAGTCTGGTGTGTGTAACCACTTTTGCTGTCATTGCTTGTAGATTTTGTCGGACACCAAGGAACTACAGAAAGAGATCAACAGCCTGACAGGAAAACTGGACAGGACCTTTGCTGTGACTGATGAACTTGTCTTCAAGGTAGCAGATCAAGAAATGGAGTTCTCTAATATGCGTTTTTCTCATGTCTCAATTATTTGCCCATGAGTGTCTTTTCCACCAACTAATTTTTGCTTAAATGAAAAATTTGTAAGACTTTCCACCTCAGCCTGTAGCTAGGCGAAGACCCCTCATGTCCTCTGTGTTCAGAATGGCAAAGCTCAAATACTGTACATCCTGTCAGGATTTGTTTTTCACAAGGATGATGGCCTTGTGACCAAGTAGTGAAGTCATTAACAGCACCAGTTGAAATGACCAAATGAATAGAAATGAATTCTTCCACTGTTATAAGAAACAGCACTATGTATCAAGTTCTATATGTATCACATCGGCTACACATCTTTTCAGCATTAAACCTAAATTTGTACCTGATCATCGACACCAGCTATAAAAAATTGTCTTACAACACAACCACTGATGTAACGTATCGGTGAGTGTGCAGTGCCTGGGAGTGAGAACATCGCTAGTCAAGTGATAAATAAAATCTGTTCAGCCTTTCAAGAGCCTTAGGTTTTGGCATAATATGCAAATTATTCCACATTTATACATAGGTCTTTCCCAAAACACACCAGATCTTGTGTATACTTAAAATGGTCTTTGTTTTCAGTATGTAtccaataaattaaataaatgttgtttttttcataatttgtaGGATGCCAAAAAAGATGAATCCGTCCGCAAGTCATACAAGTACTTGGCTGCATTGCATGAAGTAAGGTCAAACATAATGTCATCATGCTATTCCTGTATTTGTTATATGGTAACTTTTTCTGTCATACTTACCTAATTTCATCCCTCCATAGAATTGCAGTCAGTTGATTCAAACAATTGAAGACACAGGCACAATCTTGAGGGAGATCCGAGATCTAGAGGAGCAGGTATGATttgctattttatttatttctctacaTCCTGCATTGAAGGTGTATAAAATACAACAGCACTTTTTCTAGCTATACAATACAATCTATGCAGTGTTCATAACCACACACTGGCATCTGAAATCTAAACCCTTCCATAGATTGAGACAGAAAATGGTAATAAGACTGTGGCCAACCTGGAGAGGATTCTGGAGGACTACAAGGCTATTCGACAGGAGAACTCTGCACTGGCCGCCAAAGTCCGAGAGGGCTGAGGGGACACCCTTGTTCGCTGCCGCCTTGCCTACTGAGGTGTCTGCAGGTCAGAGCAAAAGCCTTGAGCCGTAGACGGTCCTGTATGGGGTCAAGACAGTACACTCCAGTTTGCAGACTGAACCAGTTGCTGTTCATTACCACCGCCCTCTTTTGCCATTGGAGAACTCTTCTGCTTTTCTTTAAGGAAGACAAGCTGATTTTTGTACTATGGAAATTGACTTGACATTTTTAATGCACAACCCCACTTTGGATGAGATGACAATTTGCTGTTGCATTTCAAACTGATTTCTTGTGCTGGCCAAGCTTCATGAGGGTCAATGCACTGGTTTCATAATTCCATACCCATTTATAAAAGAACATTTGACAACAAATGATGCTCTCAGACCTTTTCTATTCAAGAGTGTATAGTCATTCATGTTGATGTATGAATTGCTTTCATATATTATATCTTGATGATCAAAGTTCAACCAGTAATTTGCAATACAGCAATCATttccaccattcattttcaaacattAGTGGTTATTTCCTTTATGTTATGACTATGATTGGATATATTGAGTGAATGGCATTTGAATCTAGTCCATTTGTTTTATCCAGCCCCATCAGCAAAGTATTGTTGCTTATATGGTACCAGCTTAAATAAAGATGCCTTACAAATTTTGAGACCCCAATTATTGTCTTAAGCCTAAAGTATTACCTTGTCATACAGTTTAACTGCTCATGGTTAAATTTACAGTATTTTGGCCTATTTACAAGGTGACCCACATTTTGTTATTGATCACCTCAGAACCAATATTGTGGAATTGTTGGGAATCTTTATTCAATTGTATGTTTTTAGTGCACTGCAGTAGTCTTGCACTTGATTATGAATTATTTTGATGACCAAATCAGTGGTTTGGTACAGACACAGATTACATTGAATTGGGCAGAGGGGTGTGCtagattttgttttgtaatggGATCAGTATGAAGAtaatttgttgtcttttttagtTTAAACTGCCTTTAAATCAAGTGCCGCTTCAAGTCTTTGTCGTCGGCTCAGTATTATTTTGTCCCTGGAGCCCTGTTTTACTTTAACCATCAGATGTTTGTGTAGAATAGAGAACCAAatgaatattatatgaatgATCCCAAACTTGTGGGATTTACCGGCTCATTGTACATCAACTGACCTTTGTAAAATTGTTAAATGCATAAAGGTTGCCACTGCAGAAAATTAAGATGAAtgaattgttttctgttttttctttaagaCTGAACTTGTTCACAAGCTATTCTCAGTCCCAGTAAATTCTCAGTAAATAAATCACTAAAATTGATAAAACCCAAATTATTATAGGTGCTCAGGAGCACTTCTGTTAGGACCAGGCTGTGTCCTTTTGGCTTGTTGGCTCATTCATGCTTAATGCTTTTTGAAATGCGTAGTGTTtaggggaattacggtatgCACTCTTTCAGCCACACAGAGCCAAGTCAACTCTAGGTTGGTGCGTGGTACATTCACATACCAGAAAGTAGctcagtgattttctaactgtagtcaAGTCTAAGTCAATGCATGGACTACTAgatattttgttcagcgattctctCTGTTAGAACACTGATCTACCACAGCACTTCGGCATTAACAGGTGCAGTTTTTAAAGTGCATACTGTACACCTCTATCCAAGCACCTATAAAGTACTAGTGCACATGCATAGTTTATATATAGGTTATTATATAGCTTgttctatatttatttttatttttactcgCAATGCCACAATGAGACGTGTTTGGGCTGCACGATCAATGACACTGCCATCTGGCACGAGAACCTGACAGACCATAAAACATACTGCTCAGCAAAACAACGACCACGGTGTTTGAGCAAACTACACAACCAAGGTATGTGATGGACCCCTGGTGCAGAAAGGAAAACGACACTCAGTCGCCCACCACTAGAGCACATTTTGCCACAGAGTTAGTGGGGACTTGAGTGGAATCATCAGGCTACTTGCCAGGGATTTTACGTAGCCTACCACACAGAATAGTAAATAGCCCAAACTACCGCTGAATGCAAATGTTCAACACAAAGGAAAATTAAAAGTAGCTTACGGTATCTACCTATATCGATCTATCTATAATTCCAAACCACAAAATGTTCTAAACAAGAGACTCACCATTTGATGATTATTTGATGTCCATCCTCCTGTCCTTTTTGATGAAGTGAGTAATTGTTGGATCATACAATTGATTCCAAAAATAAAGAGCTCACTCTGTGGCAATCAAAGCCAAGACTGAGGGAGGGTCCTGTCATATTCCTGGAGTAGATCTTCATCTGTCTTAAAGTAGAGAATGTCCTCTCCACAGAGCCTGTGGACACAGAACGGTCAAGAGTTTGTAAAGTTGGTGCATGATTTCTTTCAGTGCCTTCATCTGAAGAAAGTGCGGAAAATTGATTGGGCTCGTCAGACATGGAGTACATGACCGTGAGTTTGGTATGGAGTCATGGCTTTGATCAGTGATAGCTCTGAACCAGGCTTGAGAAAGCAGTGTTGGAGAAATGTCCCTGTATCTTATGAACTGTTGTGGATCTAGTAGGGCCACAAAACACAGCTCCTTGTGATTGCTTAATCGGTTTCTGAGCTGAGTGAGCAGGCTGTCAATGATTGCGCTATGCATCTGGCAGCATCTTGAGCAGATGTCTCCATGTGCTTGAACTCTTCTCCCGGTTGGAGACCCAGTCAGATCCACGGTGTCATCGTAGatagtttggttttttttctctctttctcagaggTTCTGCAGAGCCTGCCTATCCTGGACGGCAGAACTGCAGAGTCTTTCATTCAGGAACTTTCCAATCACAACATGCGGATACAGTAGTACAGCCTCAGGGATTTAGCCAATGCTGGCTGCCCTTGCTGAATAATACCCACCTTTTTGCTGAAAGTTAATCTTGAGAAAGGCAATGCCCATAAAGTGGCAATAGCATCCCCCTCAGTTGTCTGTAGTCTTTGTCATAACCATTGCCAAAGTTAATTCCGAACGTCACTGTCAGTCAAGTCAAGTAATCGCTTGCTACTGTCTCTTACATACCCGCAgacaatattgactccagagtcagctgtcggttgaaacggtGAACTCAGCTAAGATGTAGTCCAAATGGAgcatgtcaaaatatctccaaatcCTGTTGATGtgagtggagagtggagagccACATGTATGGAGTTTGGTGGTGCCTCTGAATGTtgcagagaggggaaggggaacgATACTAGTCGGTTTAAATATGATGGAGGGCTGGATGAGCCATGCATTTGAAACAGTtcataatgtttatttatttttgttgctattttgttttgttgttttatttgtgttgttttgtgttatgttgtgtgatTGTATTCTAGAATTTGTCTGGCCTTCCCTTTCCAAGAAATCAATCAAATTTGGTCacaatcaataaatacatttaaaaattaaaaataaaataaaaacacattttgagtcATTGAATGCAGACTGCGCACAGATGAGTGACAGCTCTTGACAGTCACTAATGTGACCAGTAGGTCAGACTAGAAGTAATGGGACTTTTGTTCTGAAAGCACCTACGCTTCCTAAACAGGAAGGAGAGGAACTCAGCTAGCGCCACATCTGTTCATGTTATTGATCACCATGTCGATGTAGGGggaaaaacactaaaatacaaccATCCTGTTCCGAAACGGAGTCTTTAAAATGGCatgcgaggaggagaggggggtggtACGAGTCAAAGTCAAGGTAAGACGATAGTGGTTTTAGTGATAAGTCTGCTAACGTCAGCTAGCTAGCAGCGCCGTTAGCCTATTTACTGAATGTTAATGGTCGCTGTAGCCAGCTgtctgactgacacacactgtactaTTGTACTTTTAGAAAACGTCGGCACACCATCTTTGACATTGTCTGTAGGTTCCTCTTAGATAACTTTGAATAGAGCAAAGcatttgtttacattatttGGGTATTATCTAATGTTGCTAACATTTTGGCTATCGCCATTATTGTGAACCTAACTGATTTTGTCGATGTATGCTGGCTCTGACTGAGGTGCTAACCTTTAGCTAGCTGCAATCCGGTGCCATTCACAGCTGGTGATTCTTCACTGTACACCGTTAACGTTAAACGGCAACAGCTAGCTTGGCCAGCTGCAGGTTACAGCCAATATTGTGACAATGTCTCAAAGGGTAAATAACCAGCCTGTCGCAGTCGTGACAATAGTGGGGAACCCTGGCTGCCAGTCCAGGCTAGCTGCTTTCTTTAGAAACTGGTGTAGCTGAGGCATTAAGTTTCAATTAGCTCACTTGCTTTAATTTTTTAAGCAGTTTAGGTTGACTCATCTAGTGAGTAATTTATTAAAGCACCTACGTGTGGAATATTTACCTTTTTATATGTTACTATcaataatggctgtagaaaaatgagaccatcgctgTGAAAATTGGTATagtctgtttgttgtttgtatgcGTTTACTCTATATGTCCCTGGGTATGATTTCCCGCGAACTGTACCGTATTGATTTATGGCACAAAAAGAGGGGCCTCAACCAAAACACTAGGACTCACTCTACTTGTTTATAGCCAAACAAGTATATAGGCCTAGACAAGTAGAAATGGTGTCCAGTCCCCCGGCGCCTAGCTAGGAGTGCCCCAGAACCTGGTCCCCTCGCAGAGTCATGGAAAAGATGAATGTCTTTCCTTGGGGCCCAGGAGTGGTCTGGAGATGTCTCACACAAATGGATGAGATAAAAAGGCATGTGTGTTTACAAGCAACAGCTGAGTGAGCACCTCAGCCTCGCGAGAT encodes the following:
- the ccdc22 gene encoding coiled-coil domain-containing protein 22 isoform X1, whose protein sequence is MEEVDKILIHALRQAGTEVSEDIQSVKQFSSELIVEAVVRCVRVIDPGLGGALPASLPPGMSARFRVGMSLAQACQDLGYKGEIGYQTFLYSNEPEIRSLLMFLVEKLPRESAEASDQPAGKSVVLQRAIAVAIKAQLALPWLPPNCRLPLLCETQSPGPLHNFHIQPLSLPHSTKCSGKKQLKEVNDYQRDILPPVTAQPSHHASVAASILEQHMAELSATQEWENEWNSQGLLSRLTPQEYRSRKLTRLHKRIEEQLRSAAQLSPESAIGAPRSNSDLSELLQSFRGAAPTDHILTKGTHFTHTQKFTFAQQTPAAASSMPSGRQSEGDVQVCQQEELASLQQQLQQLCLDVDQLTTDMKQMNVTNTQVWDELKQRELGNNENEERMRVKKKTIDLLPDAENNLAKLQALVEGSAKRVVNLASQWEKHRAPLIDEHRRLKELCSNQDMESSRKLSEIKDLHDKIRQSADEAKKKEGLYKQLITELENLPQDVSRSAYTLRILEIVGNIKKQKEDITKILSDTKELQKEINSLTGKLDRTFAVTDELVFKDAKKDESVRKSYKYLAALHENCSQLIQTIEDTGTILREIRDLEEQIETENGNKTVANLERILEDYKAIRQENSALAAKVREG
- the ccdc22 gene encoding coiled-coil domain-containing protein 22 isoform X3, coding for MFLVEKLPRESAEASDQPAGKSVVLQRAIAVAIKAQLALPWLPPNCRLPLLCETQSPGPLHNFHIQPLSLPHSTKCSGKKQLKEVNDYQRDILPPVTAQPSHHASVAASILEQHMAELSATQEWENEWNSQGLLSRLTPQEYRSRKLTRLHKRIEEQLRSAAQLSPESAIGAPRSNSDLSELLQSFRGAAPTDHILTKGTHFTHTQKFTFAQQTPAAASSMPSGRQSEGDVQVCQQEELASLQQQLQQLCLDVDQLTTDMKQMNVTNTQVWDELKQRELGNNENEERMRVKKKTIDLLPDAENNLAKLQALVEGSAKRVVNLASQWEKHRAPLIDEHRRLKELCSNQDMESSRKLSEIKDLHDKIRQSADEAKKKEGLYKQLITELENLPQDVSRSAYTLRILEIVGNIKKQKEDITKILSDTKELQKEINSLTGKLDRTFAVTDELVFKDAKKDESVRKSYKYLAALHENCSQLIQTIEDTGTILREIRDLEEQIETENGNKTVANLERILEDYKAIRQENSALAAKVREG
- the ccdc22 gene encoding coiled-coil domain-containing protein 22 isoform X2; this encodes MEEVDKILIHALRQAGTEVSEDIQSVKQFSSELIVEAVVRCVRVIDPGLGGALPASLPPGMSARFRVGMSLAQACQDLGYKGEIGYQTFLYSNEPEIRSLLMFLVEKLPRESAEASDQPAGKSVVLQRAIAVAIKAQLALPWLPPNCRLPLLCETQSPGPLHNFHIQPLSLPHSTKCSGKKQLKEVNDYQRDILPPVTAQPSHHASVAASILEQHMAELSATQEWENEWNSQGLLSRLTPQEYRSRKLTRLHKRIEEQLRSAAQLSPESAIGAPRSNSDLSELLQSFRGAAPTDHILTKGTHFTHTQKFTFAQTPAAASSMPSGRQSEGDVQVCQQEELASLQQQLQQLCLDVDQLTTDMKQMNVTNTQVWDELKQRELGNNENEERMRVKKKTIDLLPDAENNLAKLQALVEGSAKRVVNLASQWEKHRAPLIDEHRRLKELCSNQDMESSRKLSEIKDLHDKIRQSADEAKKKEGLYKQLITELENLPQDVSRSAYTLRILEIVGNIKKQKEDITKILSDTKELQKEINSLTGKLDRTFAVTDELVFKDAKKDESVRKSYKYLAALHENCSQLIQTIEDTGTILREIRDLEEQIETENGNKTVANLERILEDYKAIRQENSALAAKVREG